Genomic window (Pseudomonadota bacterium):
CATCGGTGACGTCACCAACACGGCGGCTCGCGTGCAGGGCCTGAGCCGTGACCTGCGCGCCCCGGTCATCTGCACCCAGAGCACCGCGGACCGCGCGGGCGATCGCCTGGTCACCGAGCGCCTCGAGTCGGTGTCGCTGAAGGGGAAGTCAAAGGACGTCGTCGTCCATCGCGTTCTCGGGGTCTCAGGCGATGCCCGGGGAATCGAGCGGATGCGCGCGGCAACGGCAGATTCGGCGGTGACAGGCTGAGAGGGCAGGGCGCCCACGACGCGCTGCCCCCTCAGAGGTCCATGACCTCGTCGATGCTGAGGTTCCAGAAGAGATAGCGGGCCCATCCCACGCGACTGGCATCGCGCTTCACCATGATCCACGGGATGTAGGCCGGCCGCTTCGGCTTGCGAACGAGCGTCATGTTGGCCTCATCCGGCGTGCGGCTGTTCTTGCGCGTATTGCACAGCGAGCAGGCGCACACGCAGTTCTCCCAGGAGCTCGCCCCGCCGCGGCTTCGGGGGAGAACGTGGTCGATGGTATCTCCCAGGCGGCCGCAGTACTGGCAGGTGTGTTCGTCGCGCAGCAGCACGTTCTTCTTGGTCATCGGGACGTCCTTGTGCGGACGGACGATGTAGTAGAGCATGCGGATGATCGATGGCATCCGGATGCGCAGGCGCGTGCTGCCGATCTCGCGACCGTCGATGGACTCGACGACCTCGGCCTTGCCCTTGTAGATGAGTTTGACGGCACGCTCGAGCGTGGCGACGTTGAGGAACTCGTAGCTGGCATTGAGCACCAGGACGTGGTCGTGAGCGGACACGGCTTCAACGTTTCCTTCTTCCCCCCCACATCGGTTCGCCTGCGGCCGGATCTCCGTGAGGGAAGGTCGCACCGTGGGGAGAGCCCCACAGGCTAAACGTAGCACACGGCCAGCGCTTGCGTCAATCAAGTGCAGCCGCGCCACAACAGGCTTTTCAGTCATCTCGAGACACCCGGTCGGGCTTGACGCCCCCCCATGCCTCTTCTATACTGTCAAAGCCATGAAGCAACCACCCACTCCTCCTGGAATCGCCATCTCATGACCGCACCGGGCGCGCTGGTCGAGTTCTATCACGAGAAGAAGGTCGTCTGCGGCCTCTGCCTGAAGGCCGACAAGAAGAGTCTTCACCTGCTCAACGAGGAGAATCGAGAGATCGGGGTTCCTCCTCAACGGGTGGTTCTGAGCGTGGCGGGCTTCATGAATCCGTCGGCGCTGCGGGAAGACGCCGTGGCGGCGCTGCGCCGGGCAGCAGGGGAGCGCGAGTCGATCAAGGCCGGGATCGCGATCTGCGACCTCTGGGACCTGCTGTGCGATGAGCCCGGGCAGTACAAGGTCGAAGAGCTGGCGTCGACCTGGTTCAGTGGCGCCGTCGCGCCGGAGCAGGTCTCGGGCATGCTGCGAGCCCTCAACGAAGACCGCATCTACTTCGAGCGCAAGAACGACCTCTACGTGGCAAACGCCCGCGAGCGGGTCACCCAGCTGCTCGAGAGCATACAGGCAGAGCAGAACAAGATCATCGAGCGCGAAGCCATCTCGGCGTGGCTGCAGCGCGTCTGGGCGTTGCGCGGGGGCGGTGGGGCCGCATCCATCGCCCGGCCCGACTGCCTTCCCAAGTACCTCGACTGGCTCGAGGATGTGGCCTTGCACGGGCCTGAGTCGAGCCGCTCAAAAGAGATACAGACCGTGCTGACCAAGGCGGGCATCTCTCAGCGCGACGCCGCCTTCCAGGTTCTGGTGAAGGCCGGGGTCTGGTCTGTGCACGAGAACCTCGCGATTCACCGGACCAAGGTCCCCGTCACGTTCTCGGCGGCGCTTCTCGAACAGGCAGCGACCTATCCGGCAAAGATCACCGACGGCGCCTGGCGTCACGATGGCCGGGTCTCGCTCACCGAGCACGCGGCGGTCACCATCGACGACATCCACACCGTGGAGACCGACGACGCCCTGAGCGTGCTCCCGCACGAACGAGGCTGGGAGGTAGGCATCCACATCGCTGATCCGGCCGAGTTCATCGAGCAGGGGAGCCCGCTCGATCGAGAGGCGATGCATCGCGGCACCTCAATCTACTTCCCCGATCAGAAGATTCCCATGCTCCCGCAGGTGATCGGAACCGACGTCTGCTCGCTCGTCGCGGGAGAGGAGCGTCCGGCGCTCTCTGTTCTCGCTGTCCTCGATGACGACGGCGCTGTGCTCGAGACCCGCATCGTCGAGT
Coding sequences:
- a CDS encoding RNB domain-containing ribonuclease, with amino-acid sequence MPLLYCQSHEATTHSSWNRHLMTAPGALVEFYHEKKVVCGLCLKADKKSLHLLNEENREIGVPPQRVVLSVAGFMNPSALREDAVAALRRAAGERESIKAGIAICDLWDLLCDEPGQYKVEELASTWFSGAVAPEQVSGMLRALNEDRIYFERKNDLYVANARERVTQLLESIQAEQNKIIEREAISAWLQRVWALRGGGGAASIARPDCLPKYLDWLEDVALHGPESSRSKEIQTVLTKAGISQRDAAFQVLVKAGVWSVHENLAIHRTKVPVTFSAALLEQAATYPAKITDGAWRHDGRVSLTEHAAVTIDDIHTVETDDALSVLPHERGWEVGIHIADPAEFIEQGSPLDREAMHRGTSIYFPDQKIPMLPQVIGTDVCSLVAGEERPALSVLAVLDDDGAVLETRIVESVVRVSRRLTYDAVDVALSAGTDEMLSRLHHLASSLRRRRLEGGAVFVPFPSVEVHVERGESGEPEVTVDRQEHDTPSQILVSEFMILGNHAAARYLIDNGLPGVYRGQPPPSEPITYEAPFTALDGFRVRRFLKKSETSLEPIRHSGLGLDAYVQFTSPIRRYLDLALHRQIKTHLRQGQPVYTREDMERLAMTCGACSEQADSMERSRKSYWIYRHLESCLWQEQRATVLQVFPDRYHVQLTDTLVEADCPSVSGASVSPGDQISVKIDIVFPRDSVVRVSALVS
- a CDS encoding HNH endonuclease, translating into MTEKPVVARLHLIDASAGRVLRLACGALPTVRPSLTEIRPQANRCGGEEGNVEAVSAHDHVLVLNASYEFLNVATLERAVKLIYKGKAEVVESIDGREIGSTRLRIRMPSIIRMLYYIVRPHKDVPMTKKNVLLRDEHTCQYCGRLGDTIDHVLPRSRGGASSWENCVCACSLCNTRKNSRTPDEANMTLVRKPKRPAYIPWIMVKRDASRVGWARYLFWNLSIDEVMDL